The window GCCGACGACGCCCTGGTCGTCCTGCCCGGTGCGCATCGCGATGATGGCGGTGGTGTTCTCCCGGCTGATGGGGAGCTTGTCGCACGGGAGGATGGGCACCCCGCGCCACGCCTGCATCTTGTGCCCCTGCACCTCCACCACCGTCGGGTAGAGGCCGCGCTTGTTGCACTCCCGGCCAAACGCCGCGATGGCGCGAGGGTGGGCCAGGAAGTAGCGCGTCTTGCGGCGGCGCGTCACCAGCTCGTCCATGTCGTCCGGCGTCGGTGGGCCGGAGCGGGTGTTGATGCGCTGCTTGAGGTCGGCGTTGTGCAGCAGGCCGAACTCCGGGTTGTTGATGAGCTCGTACTCCTTGCGCTCCTTCAGCGCCTCGAGGGTCAGCCGCAGCTGCTCCTGCGTCTGGCTCATCGGGTCATTGAAGATGTCGGAGACGCGGGTGTGCACGCGCAGGATGGTCTGCGCCACGCTCAGCTCGTACTCGCGCGGCTTCAGCTCGTAGTCCACGAAGCCACCGGCGATGACCGGCTCGCCGTGGTGGCCCGCCGTCAGGGGGATGGTCGCCTGGCCTGCCTTGTCCTGGGGCTTCTTCAGATTTGCCCGGTAGCGCTCCACGTGCGCCTTCAGCGTCGGGGACTGGAGGATGCGGGCCTCGAACGCCGCCTGCGGCAGCGCCATCACCGTGCAGGACGTGACGGCCTTGACGGTGAAGGACCACACGTCGTTCGACTCCACCACCGCCTGGTCGCCGAAGTGGTCGCCGTCCGCCAGCGTGTCCAGCACCACGGGGTCGCCGTACTTGCCCGCGGTCAGCTTCTGCGCCTTGCCGTGCGCGAGGAGGAATACGTGCTCGGCGGGCTGGCCCGCCTCCACGATGGTGTCCCCCGGCTTGAAGTGCTGCTGGGTGAAGAGGCTGGCCAGGGTGCGGATGAGCAGGTCATCCACGTCCTCGAAGCCCCGCAGCAGCGGCAGCTTGAGCAGCTCCTGGGGGATGACCTCCACCTTGACGCCGATGTTGCTGAAGTTCAGGCGGTCGTCGCCCGCGGTGTACGTCAGCCGGCGGTTGACGCGGTACGTGCCGCCCGACACCTGCACCCAGGGCAGCACCCGCAGGAGCCACCGGGGCGAGATGCCCTGCATCATCGGCTGCGTCTTGGTGGTCGTCGCGAGCTGGCGGGCCCCGGCCGTGCTCAGGCTGGTGCCCTCGTGCGCGGCCATGTCCTTGTCTGGATTCGTCATGAAAGCGTCTTCCAGTTCCGTGAGGACGTGGGACTACGAGCGGCCCAGCTCCACGCTCTCCAGGATGCCGAGCGCGTCCGGCGTGAGGACCGCCGCGGAGAAGTACGCGGTGACCAGGTAGCTCATGATGGCCTTCTCGTTGATGCCCATGAACCGGGCGTTGAGGCTGGGCTCGATTTCATCCGGGATGCCCGCCTGGTGCAGGCCGACCACGCCCTGGTTCTTCTCCCCCACGCGCATCAGCATGATGGAGGTGGTGCGCGACTCGCTGATGGGCAGCTTGTTGCAGGTGAACATGGGGATGCCGCGCCACGCGGGCAGCATGTTCCCGTTCACCTCGATGCTGGTGGGGTAGATGCCGCGCTTGTTGCACTCCTGGCCGAACGCGGCGATGGCGCGCGGGTGGGCCAGGAAGAACGACGGCTCCTTCCAGACCGTGGCCAGCAGCTCGTCCATGTCGTCCGGGGTCGGCGCGCCGGAGCGGGTGTGGATGCGCTGCTTGAGGTCGGCGTTGTGCAGCAGGCCGAACTCGCGGTTGTTGATGAGCTCGTGCTCCTTGCGCTCCTTCAGCGCCTCGACGGTCAGCCGCAGCTGCTGCTGGGTCTGGTTCATCGGGTCGTTGAAGAGGTCCGCGACGCGCGTGTGGATCTGCAGGACGGTCTGCGCGACGGACAGCTCGAACTCGCGGGGGTGCGTCTCGTAGTCCACGTAGGTGCCGGGCAGCACGGGCTCGCCGTGGTGGCCCGCGGCCAGCTCGATGGCCTTCTGGCCGGAGGTGTCCTGCTTCTTCCTGGAGCGGGCCTTGAAGTCCTCGAGGTGCTTCTGGAGCGACGGCACCTGCGCCACCACCGCCTCGAAGGCGGACTGCTGGAGGATGAGCGCGATGACGGGCGTCACGGCCTTCGCGGTGAACTGCCAGTAGTCCTGCGACTCCAGCAGCGCCTGGTAGCTGTAGTGGTCGCCGTCCGCCAGCGTCTCCAGCACCAGCGGCTCACCGTACTTGCCGGTGCCGATGCGGTTCACCTTGCCGTGGGCGATGAGGACGATGGAGTCCGCCTCCTTGCCGGCCTCGGTGATGACCTCCCCGGCCTTGTACTCCTTCTGCACGAAGCGGTTGGCCAGCGCGGTCAGCGCCTCCACGTCCTCGTAGCCGCGCAGCAGGGGCAGCTCGCCCAGCTCCTGCGGGATGACCTGCACCTTGGCGCCGGTGCTGGTGAAGGTGACGCGGCCGTCGCCCACCGCGTACGTCATGCGGCGGTTGACGCGGTACGTGCCGCCGGACACCTGCACCCACGGCAGCAGCTTGAGCAGCCACCGCGAGGAGATGCCCTGCATCTGCGGCTCGGACTTGGTCGTCGTCGCCAGCTGGCGGGCCGCCAGGGTTCCAAGGCTCAGGTTGTTGTCGTCGTGCTTCTTCGGGTCGTTCGACATGGGTCACCCTTCAGGTTTGGGAATCAGGAAGTCTGCGCGCTGCTGTTGGAACTCAGGACCTGCCGCCGCGGAACAGCTCGGCGACGCGCGTCGCGGACATGCCCAGGCCGGAGAGGTTGCCGGTCTTGAGCTTGGGCGTCGCCGCGTCGATGAGCTCGAACTCCTTGTAGCGGTCCACCGCCGCGTGCCACCGGGGGATGCCCGCCATCCACTGCTGGAGCTGCTCCACGTACTTGTTCAGCTTCTCTTGCGCCTTCGCATCCAGGTCGAAGGTGCGGATGACCACCGGCAGCTCGGTGGCCACCAGGTGCTCGAACTGCTTCATGCGCGCGGTCATCAAGTCGTTGACCACGAGCACCGCCGCGTCCTTGTCCAGGTCCAGGAACTTCTGGACCACGAGCACGCAGTTGTTGAGCTCGCCCTCGAACTCAATCTCCTTCTGGTAGGAGAAGATGTCGTTGACGAAGCAGGCGTAGTCCGCCGCGGAGTTCTCCAGCCCGCGCAGCGTGCGGGTGTTGAAGACGTCCTCCGGCACGGCATCCCCCTTGGAGAGCCGCGACAGGCTCATGGTGAGGTCGGAGCCGAACGTCTTGCGGCGCATCTCCACGTAGTCCACGGGGTCCGGCACGCGGTTGAGAATCTGGTTGTTCAACTCCCAGACCCAGCTCTCCGTCATGTCCTGGATGGCCTTGCGGAACAGCGTGCGGCCGCGCGGGGTGAGCGGGCCGGCCGTGCGCTTCCACAGGTCCGCCAGGCCCGCCTCCACCGGGTTGGTGGGCACCGCGGGGTTGGGCGCCGCCACGTCGTCCGGCATGAACTGCGTGAGGCGGGCGTTGAACACCTTCGCGCCCGGCATGTCACGCGTGTGCGCGTAGAGGGCGGGGAAGTAGTCGTCCGCGTAGGTGCCCCACACCAGCCAGCACGACGTGAGGTCCAGCTGCTCCGGCGTCGCATCCGGGTGGATGAGCGCGCCGCAGAGGGCCACGTCCGCCACGTCGAACTTGTGGTCGTCCCAGATGTAGAGCCCCACGCCGGGCAGCGAGTCCAGCATGCCCATGCGGCGCGCCCAGTCCTTGGAGTTCCTGCGCGCGCGCTCCAGGTGGGGGCTGAGGTACGTGCTGTACGGCATGTAGAACTCCGGCAGCTTCACCGGGCCCACGTGCTGGCGGGGGACGTGGCTGAAGGACTTCGCGCGGGGCCCCAGGCCCAGCGCGCCGCCCGTCAGCGGCAGGCGCAGGGCGGAGGTGCCCAGGCCGGCAGGCAGCGGGAGGGAGAACTCCGCGCGGCGCTCCGTGTTCTTGTTCATGTAGCGGTTGGAGCGCATGTGCCACTCGTGACCGCCGGACTGCCAGTCCTGGAGGCCGCGCAGGTACGTGAGCACCTGGCCCTGCTCCACCGGGTTGAGGCCGTACTCCGCGAAGAGCCAGGGCAGCTCCGTGGCGGCGGTGGTCTCGAACTGCTGGAGCCGGGACGTCAGCAAGTCGTTGACTAGGTCGGCCGCGCGCTGGGTGTCGCAGTCGAGGAACTTCTCCACCACCAGCACGCCGTTGGAGAGCTCACCCTCCTCCAGGATTTCGCGCTCGTAGGAGAACAGGTCATTGCGCAGGTGGACCGCGTCGGAGAACGTGTCCTTGAAGACGCGCAGGGGCCGGCTCTTCACGACGCGGGCGGGAATCTCCGCGGCGACGGCGTGCTCCACCAGGTCCGAGGACCAGGGCGCGCCACCGACCTTGCGGCGCATCTCGATGTACTCGATGGGGTTGGAGATGCGCGCTTCGCTGATGTTGACGATTTCCCACATCGACTCGTCGAGCAGGTGCTTCGTGTTCTCGAAGAAGCGCCGGCGCCAGTCCATGGACATGGTGGGCACGGTGCGCTTCCACAAATCCCACAGCCCGCGCTCCACCGCGTTGGTGGGCTCCGGCGGCGTCTGGGACATGTCCAGCGGCATGAACAGCGGCAGCCGGTCCAGGTAGGCCTGGCCGCCCACGATGTCGCGCGGATACTTGTAGACCTCCAGGAAGTGGTCGTCGAAGTAGAAGACCCAGACGTACCAGTCCGTGATGAGGTCCAGCTCCGGGCCCGGCGCCTCCGGGTGCGTGTAGGCGCAGAGCAGCGCGAAGTCCATGCCGTCGAAGCGGCGCTCGGACCAGATTTCGCGGTCCGTCCCGTCACGCGGCGGGCCCAGGATGCCCATCTCGTACGACCACGCCTTGGTGTGGGCGCGGGCTGCCTCGAGGTTCGGATTCAGGCGTGCCGGCCAGGGAACGTAGAACTCCGGGAGCTGGAATGGTTGCTTCTGCCGCGCCTTGGACATGCGTGCCCCTCGTCGAATCCACGGGGGCTTCTACTGTCATCCAATTACCAACTCCACGTCTGACGGGATGCGCCTGAGAAACTGCATAATCCGGTCAATAAGGGTTGGCAGTGAGGGGGAGGTGGCACCCACGGCCCGTTCGACGGGGCTGTAGAAAAGCGGCCCCACAGGGTCAACCCGCTCACGGATGCGAGCGGCCCGAGTTCCTCAGTCTCGCAGAACTCACGAGAAGTCCGTGGGAGGCGGGCACCGTCGCCGCGGCGGGATGCGGAGTGGCCAGTCCCAGCTTGAACAGCAGCCGCAGCGCCAGACCGCCCACGTCGAGCTGCCACGGCCCGCGCCCGAGCATCGGCGAGCGCGGGTTGGCGTGGTGGTTGTTGTGCCAGCCCTCGCCCAGCGCCCACAGCCCCACCCACCACACGTTGCGGCTCTCATCGGGCGAGTCGTACGCGCGGAACCCGAGCCTGCCCGCGTGGCACACCGAGTTCACCGCGTACTGGGCGTGCATCCAGAGCTTGAGCGGCAGGTACAGCACGCACGGCGCCGCCTGCCAGCCCCACACCGCGACGATGAGCGCCAGGAGGAGCGCGTGCGGAACGTACCGGTACCGCAGGAGCCAGAGGTAGTAGCGGTCCTGGGCGAGGTCGCGGCAGTAGGTCTTGTAGGCCTCCCGGTCCGTCGACAGGTCATCCACCACCCAACCGAGGTAGCTGTACCAGAAGCCCCTCCGCGGAGTATGCGGGTCCCGCTCCTTGTCGGCGTGCCCGTGGTGGATGCGGTGGTTCGCCACCCACTCGAGCGGGCTGCTCTGCAGGGACAGCATGGCGGCCGTGACCAGCGCGTACTCCAGCCAGCGGGGGCAATCGAAGGAGCGATGGGTCAGCTTCCGATGGAGACCCAGGGTCGTCCCCAGCCCGACCAGCAGGAAGACGCCGAAGCCCGCGAGCACCTGGTCCAGGCGCCACGGGAGCACGAACGCCGCGAGCGCCAGCCCGTGGTAGACCCCCAGGGTCAGCCCGACGAGCGGGTTCATCCGAACAGGTCTCGCGGCCAGGCTGGACGTCTGCATGATGCCTCCACCGTCGGGCGCGGGGCGCCCCACGCGAGACCGGGGACCTTACAGCGCCTGACCCAGCTACGGGTAGCGCGTGCGTAACAGCAGTGCGCATGGGAGGAACCGGGGCCCTGTTGCTCAGTGCCTCGGCAGCTCCACGGTGAAGGTGGAGCCCTCGTTCGGGCGGCTCCGCACGCTCACGCAGCCCTGCATCGCCTCCACCAGCTGGCGGGTGAGCCACAGCCCCAGGCCGAGCCCGCCGTAGTGGCGCCCCGAGGCCGCGCGCTCGAAGCGCCCGAAGATGCGCTCCTGCGCCTCCTCCGCGATGCCGATGCCCTCGTCGCGCACCTGCAGCCGCGCCACCGCCGGCGTGCCCACCACTCGCACCTCCACGGGGCGGTCGCGCCCGTAGCGCAGCGCATTGGTGACCAGGTTCGTCAGCACCTGCTCGAGGCGCAGCCGGTCCCAGAGGCCCACCACCGGCAGTGGGGCGTACAGCCGCAGGCGCGCGGCTCCTTCCGCTGTCTCCGAGAGCCGCTCCACCAGGTCCTCCGCGAGCTGGCGCAGGTCCACCTCCTCGGGCTGCAGCTCCAGCTTCCCGCTCGTCAGCCGCGACACATCCAGCAGCCCGTTCACCAGCGCCTCGAGCCGGACCACCTGGCGCTTGAGGCTCTCCACCTTCTTCATCATCCGCGCTTCGGGTACGCGCAGCTCGGGCGGGGCCTGAAAGGCGCGCAGCAGGCTGGTCGCCTGCAGCGAGAGCGTGGTCAGGGGGGTGCGCAGCTCGTGGCTCGCGATGGAGAGGAACTCGTCGCGCGTCTTCACCGCCTCCTGCAGCGCCTGCTCCGTGCGACGCTGCTCGGTGATGTCGCGGGTGATGAGCACCGCGCCGGCGAGCCGGCCGTCCGGATGGTGCAGCGGGGTGGCGGTGCCGTTGAGCAGGCGGATGCTGCCGTCGCGGCGGCGCACCGCCCATTCGCTGTCGCGCACCTGCTCGCCAGCGAGCGCGCGAGCGAGCGGGGCGTCCCCGGTGGGCATCGGGTCACCCGAGGCCGTGGCGAAGCCCAGCACTTCCGGCCAGCGGGTGTGGAAGAGGGTGCTGCGCGACACGCCGTGCTGGCGCTCGGCCTCCGGGTTGAAGAGCTGCAGGACACCGTGCTCGTCCGCCACGATGAAGCCGTCGCTGCTCTGCGCCACCAGCAGCCGGGTGAGCTCCTCCTGCACCTGCTCCGAGTCGGCCCGTACCAGCTCGCGGCGTGCGAGCTCCGCCGCGCTCCGCTTGAGCTCCATCTGCGCGGACACCTGGCGCGCGAGCGCGCGCAGCGCCTCGCGCTGGCCCGGGGTGAGTGCGCGCGGGACGTAGTCCAGCACGCACAGCGTGCCCACTACCGTGCCCTCCCGGCTGCGAAGGGGGAAGCCCGCGTAGAAGCGGACGAAGGGTGGGTGCACCACGTAGCGGTTGTGCGCGAAGCGCGCGTCCAGGAGGGCGTCCGGGACGGTGACCTCCGCGTCGTTCGCCAGCACGTAGGTGCAGAAGGAGTCGGCCCGCTCCACGCTGAGCAGGTCCACGCCCACGCGCCCCTTGAACCACTCCCGGTTCTCCTCCATCACCGAGACGATGCCGATGGGCATGTTGCACAGCTGCGCGGCGAGCGCGGCGGCGTCCTCGAACGCCTGCTCCGGTCCGTGGCCGAGCCTCGCGAAGCTGCGCAGCACGCGTAGCCGCTCCTGCTCATTCTCGGGGACCGGGTACATGGGCCCTCCCTGAGGCCGGCGTCAGGAGAAAGGTGGGGATGGCCCGCGAGCACGGAAGGACCCCGCACAGCGGGCGCTCCGAGCACTACTACCCGATAGTCAGGCAGGCCGGACGAGCGCCTGCCGTCTGTCCGCACGCGCCAGGCAGCAGGCGATGCGGCTGCGCGGGGAGACGGTGGTGGCGAGCGCCGGGCGCCTCCTGGCCGTGGGCGCGGGGGAGATGCACTGCGGCGCCGCGGCAGACCTGCGGGCGGGCTGGAGCTACCGCATCCTCTACGTGGCCCCGGCGCCGCTCGCCGAGGCGGGGACGCGCGGGGCGGGGCGGCCGCGCGCGCTGACTCCGCTCAGGTGCGGACCGCCACCACCTCTGTGCATGAACACCGCGGGAAGGCCGTGGGTTCCGGAATCAGGTGATCGCCCGATGCGGTATATGTCCCGCATGAACACGACGGTGGTGTCCCTCGACGAGATCAAGAAGCGTTTCGAAGCGGCGAATGAAGCGCAGATGTTCGGTTGGTTCACCGATCAGCTCGGTTACATTCAGGAACGCGCCGAGAAGAAGCAGAAGCCCACCGAGCTTCACCTCGCGAAAGGTCCGATTCACCTCGACACGCTCAAGCCGAACTCGCCGTGGATTCTGGTCATCGACGGAGATCTCGACGTCAGCGGCGACATCGATCTCTCGACCCAGCCGTACGACATGAGCCTCTTCGTCGTCTTCGGCAACGTGCGCGCCAGGAACTTCCGCTACAGCGGGAGCGCGTGCTGCTTCGTGTCGAAGTCACTCGAGCTCAGCGGCGGTTGCTTCGGAGATCACGGCGACGAATCGGCGGAGCTGCACTGCGCGAAGCTCACCGCTCGAGTGCTCGTGCTCGACGGACACACCGGCGTGAACGCCGCCGAGCTCGACACGGTCGTGTTCGCGAGCGAAGGCTGGGGGCTGCCGCGCCACTTCACGAACAACGACAACGCCGCCGACTTCTTCGTGGTCGACGTACTCACCGACGATGGCATTCATGAAGAAGAAGTCTGGAATCTGATGACGAGCGGTCGCGACCCGTTCCTCCCCGGCGCCTACGAGAAGCTGCGCGCGCGAGTGGTCGACGGGAAGGCGCGGCAGAAGCCTCAGTAGGTCTCGCGGCGCAGCAGGCCGTCGTCGGCGAACTCAAGGTCTTCGAGGGCGACGCCCCGGCCAGCGACAGGCTCCTCAAACCGGAGGTGAGCTCGGCTCTCCAGCGCCACTCAGCGCGCGGGCAGCTCGCGGAAGGTGATGCCGTCCAGCCCCAGCCGACGCACGGCCTCCATGAAGCGCTCGGTACCCACAATCACCGTTGCGTAGTTCCCCACTCGGAACACGTCCAGGCCTGGGGGCAGGGATGCCACATCCAGGAGGGGTTCATCCGGCAGCCGGAAGTACACCCGGCCACAGGTTACGCACGGTGGCGGCACATCCGGCGGGATGCAGTCCGGATGCAGCCGGCCATGCGGTTCAATCTGGAGCTCAAGCAGTTGCGGCGGGTCCTTCTTCCGGAACCGCAGCTCCGTCCCGCACCCCAGCAGTCCCCTCACGCCTTCCGCCTGGAGTCTCTCCAGCGCATCCAGGTGCACCAGCCACAGGATGTCACCCTGTGATGTGAACGGGCCGAACTTCCCGGAGGCCGTGCCAACCAACGGCCCAAAGCTTGTGCCGGGGGGCAGCTTCGCGTTTGGAGGGGCCAGAGGACGCACCAGTTCCCGAAGTCGCTCGAACTCCGCGACAGTGACCGGCCTCGAGCGGAAATTCTCCTGCTCCGAAAGTTGTGACAGGTCCACTCCCGGATACTGGTGTCCTGCACTCCCCCACGTAGCTCCGCATGTGTCGCACTTCACGCCGGGCAGGTGCCACCTATGTGCGGCGTCGAAGTCTCCTTTGAAGCGCGCCCACATCGTCCTGTCCCGCGTGAGTTCAAAAAAACGGGTCATCTGCTCTGGGATCCTCAGGCGCCTGGACGGGAGTAGTAGGGCTGAATGGGGCCGCCGATGAGCTCGAAATGATGGATGAGCTCCCCCGCGTGCTTGTAGATCTCCGCTGGCGAGAGAGTCTCGTTCTTTCGCCTGACCCCGCGCCAGGCTTCGTTCCAGAGACCTCCCGAGGGTCCTCCATCATGAATCCGCCTGTGCATGTCGCGCGGAATCGGAAGGGTGTAGTCGTGGATTTTGCCCCCCCCCTCGCCTCGAACCACTCCGCCAGGTCTCGGGCCTGGGGGAAGATGTGGTGCTTCTCGAAGCGGCTGGGCGGGAGCCGGTGTGACGGGGGGATGAATCGCTCGGGGCCGCCGTTCCAGTTGGGGAACACCATGACGGCGCCACCGGGCAGTTTCCCCGCGCCGCCCCAATTCCTCCGCGGGCCACTGCCCGGCGCCGCCGGAGGAGGGCGCGCCCCCGGGAAGCGCGCCAGCTCGACGTCGCTGGGCATGTCCTCGCAGCCGTAGAAGCCGCAGGCGTCGCCCAGGCACACGAGGGTGACGCACGAGTCCTCCTCGGGGTCGTCGCACTCCACCGCAGCCTCGTCCCACGCCTGCTGCAAGGGTGCGCGAGGAGTC of the Pyxidicoccus trucidator genome contains:
- a CDS encoding family 2B encapsulin nanocompartment shell protein, producing the protein MTNPDKDMAAHEGTSLSTAGARQLATTTKTQPMMQGISPRWLLRVLPWVQVSGGTYRVNRRLTYTAGDDRLNFSNIGVKVEVIPQELLKLPLLRGFEDVDDLLIRTLASLFTQQHFKPGDTIVEAGQPAEHVFLLAHGKAQKLTAGKYGDPVVLDTLADGDHFGDQAVVESNDVWSFTVKAVTSCTVMALPQAAFEARILQSPTLKAHVERYRANLKKPQDKAGQATIPLTAGHHGEPVIAGGFVDYELKPREYELSVAQTILRVHTRVSDIFNDPMSQTQEQLRLTLEALKERKEYELINNPEFGLLHNADLKQRINTRSGPPTPDDMDELVTRRRKTRYFLAHPRAIAAFGRECNKRGLYPTVVEVQGHKMQAWRGVPILPCDKLPISRENTTAIIAMRTGQDDQGVVGLHNAGIPDEVEPSLTVKRMAITDQAITQYLVSTYYSAAVHVPDALGVLENVALGG
- a CDS encoding family 2B encapsulin nanocompartment shell protein; amino-acid sequence: MSNDPKKHDDNNLSLGTLAARQLATTTKSEPQMQGISSRWLLKLLPWVQVSGGTYRVNRRMTYAVGDGRVTFTSTGAKVQVIPQELGELPLLRGYEDVEALTALANRFVQKEYKAGEVITEAGKEADSIVLIAHGKVNRIGTGKYGEPLVLETLADGDHYSYQALLESQDYWQFTAKAVTPVIALILQQSAFEAVVAQVPSLQKHLEDFKARSRKKQDTSGQKAIELAAGHHGEPVLPGTYVDYETHPREFELSVAQTVLQIHTRVADLFNDPMNQTQQQLRLTVEALKERKEHELINNREFGLLHNADLKQRIHTRSGAPTPDDMDELLATVWKEPSFFLAHPRAIAAFGQECNKRGIYPTSIEVNGNMLPAWRGIPMFTCNKLPISESRTTSIMLMRVGEKNQGVVGLHQAGIPDEIEPSLNARFMGINEKAIMSYLVTAYFSAAVLTPDALGILESVELGRS
- a CDS encoding family 2 encapsulin nanocompartment cargo protein terpene cyclase, with the translated sequence MSKARQKQPFQLPEFYVPWPARLNPNLEAARAHTKAWSYEMGILGPPRDGTDREIWSERRFDGMDFALLCAYTHPEAPGPELDLITDWYVWVFYFDDHFLEVYKYPRDIVGGQAYLDRLPLFMPLDMSQTPPEPTNAVERGLWDLWKRTVPTMSMDWRRRFFENTKHLLDESMWEIVNISEARISNPIEYIEMRRKVGGAPWSSDLVEHAVAAEIPARVVKSRPLRVFKDTFSDAVHLRNDLFSYEREILEEGELSNGVLVVEKFLDCDTQRAADLVNDLLTSRLQQFETTAATELPWLFAEYGLNPVEQGQVLTYLRGLQDWQSGGHEWHMRSNRYMNKNTERRAEFSLPLPAGLGTSALRLPLTGGALGLGPRAKSFSHVPRQHVGPVKLPEFYMPYSTYLSPHLERARRNSKDWARRMGMLDSLPGVGLYIWDDHKFDVADVALCGALIHPDATPEQLDLTSCWLVWGTYADDYFPALYAHTRDMPGAKVFNARLTQFMPDDVAAPNPAVPTNPVEAGLADLWKRTAGPLTPRGRTLFRKAIQDMTESWVWELNNQILNRVPDPVDYVEMRRKTFGSDLTMSLSRLSKGDAVPEDVFNTRTLRGLENSAADYACFVNDIFSYQKEIEFEGELNNCVLVVQKFLDLDKDAAVLVVNDLMTARMKQFEHLVATELPVVIRTFDLDAKAQEKLNKYVEQLQQWMAGIPRWHAAVDRYKEFELIDAATPKLKTGNLSGLGMSATRVAELFRGGRS
- a CDS encoding acyl-CoA desaturase, with the protein product MQTSSLAARPVRMNPLVGLTLGVYHGLALAAFVLPWRLDQVLAGFGVFLLVGLGTTLGLHRKLTHRSFDCPRWLEYALVTAAMLSLQSSPLEWVANHRIHHGHADKERDPHTPRRGFWYSYLGWVVDDLSTDREAYKTYCRDLAQDRYYLWLLRYRYVPHALLLALIVAVWGWQAAPCVLYLPLKLWMHAQYAVNSVCHAGRLGFRAYDSPDESRNVWWVGLWALGEGWHNNHHANPRSPMLGRGPWQLDVGGLALRLLFKLGLATPHPAAATVPASHGLLVSSARLRNSGRSHP
- a CDS encoding sensor histidine kinase, encoding MYPVPENEQERLRVLRSFARLGHGPEQAFEDAAALAAQLCNMPIGIVSVMEENREWFKGRVGVDLLSVERADSFCTYVLANDAEVTVPDALLDARFAHNRYVVHPPFVRFYAGFPLRSREGTVVGTLCVLDYVPRALTPGQREALRALARQVSAQMELKRSAAELARRELVRADSEQVQEELTRLLVAQSSDGFIVADEHGVLQLFNPEAERQHGVSRSTLFHTRWPEVLGFATASGDPMPTGDAPLARALAGEQVRDSEWAVRRRDGSIRLLNGTATPLHHPDGRLAGAVLITRDITEQRRTEQALQEAVKTRDEFLSIASHELRTPLTTLSLQATSLLRAFQAPPELRVPEARMMKKVESLKRQVVRLEALVNGLLDVSRLTSGKLELQPEEVDLRQLAEDLVERLSETAEGAARLRLYAPLPVVGLWDRLRLEQVLTNLVTNALRYGRDRPVEVRVVGTPAVARLQVRDEGIGIAEEAQERIFGRFERAASGRHYGGLGLGLWLTRQLVEAMQGCVSVRSRPNEGSTFTVELPRH
- a CDS encoding double-CXXCG motif protein — translated: MTRFFELTRDRTMWARFKGDFDAAHRWHLPGVKCDTCGATWGSAGHQYPGVDLSQLSEQENFRSRPVTVAEFERLRELVRPLAPPNAKLPPGTSFGPLVGTASGKFGPFTSQGDILWLVHLDALERLQAEGVRGLLGCGTELRFRKKDPPQLLELQIEPHGRLHPDCIPPDVPPPCVTCGRVYFRLPDEPLLDVASLPPGLDVFRVGNYATVIVGTERFMEAVRRLGLDGITFRELPAR